The Mercurialis annua linkage group LG7, ddMerAnnu1.2, whole genome shotgun sequence genome includes the window CAAGATGGTGAAAAGACATTTATAGTGAAACTGAGAGAAAAGAACTGTACATGTGGCAGATTTCAAATTGATGAGATGCCATGTCCACATACACTTGCAATATTATCCTCACTACACCTAGATCCTTATCAATACTGCTCTAAATTCTTCACCAAAGAGAATCTGCTTGCAATGTATGATGGAGTTGTGTATCCAATGCCAAGTCAAAACAATTGGGATATACCTACTGAAATTGAAAGGATTGAAATACTTCCACCAATAGGAAAGATACCAGCTGGAAGaccaaaaaaaagaagaataaatggACCAGCGGAGACAGTTAATCCAAGTAAGTGTGGAAGATGTGATCAAAGAGGACATAACCGAAAGACATGTCGAAATCTACCAAAGTAGAATGTTATTTTTCAGTAATTGATTTGTAATAAAACATCATTGAAATTTTTTAGACActattattgtttgtttgtgAACAAGTTACATATGTTTACTAATAAAAAACTGATTTTGCATCTGAATACTAATTTactaagtattttaaaaatatactaagtaatgttcttttattaatttttatactctTTAACAATTtgcatgtatatataaatggtcactaacagtttactaaaggTTAAATAACTATTATCtatagtttttatatatatttcagtGAGTTAAGGGTTAACTAacattatatatacaaaaaaattaaatggtcactaacagtttactaaacgTTAACTAACTATTATCttaagtttttatatatatatatatatatatatatatatatatatatatatatatatatgataactAACAGTTTATTAAAGGTTAACTAACTATTATCTATagtgttttatatatatatatatataaaactataGATAATAGTTAGTTAAGGGTTAACTAACATATTACTAAAAGAGTGAATATTATATACAAAAAAGTTAAATGGTAACTAATAGTTTACTAATGATTAACTAACTATTATCTATAgtgttaaaaatttataataattaatgttcttttattaatttttatactctttagcaattttttagttaaatctTAGTTACTTCTTTATCCTTAAATATAGTCAGGAAATCAAAGTGGTAGCTAACAATTTACTAAAGGTTAACTAATATATTACTAAAAgagtgaatatatatatataaaagttaaatGGTAACTGACTGTTTACTAAGTGTTaactaacaaaaatttatactcTTTTAACACTATTTTGATCTTTCCATCATAAAAGAGATAAAACACAATAATACAAACATtcaaacttaaaaaatttaaaattatatacagtCTTCTAAGAGTTAACTAACaagtttctaaaattttaaaaaacatttgaaaaaacattagttaaagtaaaaaagcattcataattttagaaaatctatatagaaaaaaaaacataaaataatcgAAACATATAAGAAAAggcaaaaattaaatatcacaTATTGTTTTCTAAAAGAAAACTAAAAGGTTgttaaaagagagaaaaatttAGAACAACATTAGTTTAAAGTAAAAGCATTCATAGGTTTAAAAAAcctatatacaaaaaaaaaaccataataATCCAAAAACACTAGTTTAACTAAAATCCATGCTATACTAAACTTTTACTGATTCAAACATACCATTAAAAATCCATACTATACTAAACATTTACTAATCTGACACCTTTTTCTTCCCTTTTTTTGTTGCTTTTTCATCGTTCTTCTTCGATTCAATCTCTTCATcactaaaaatattttctgcATTCTTCATCATGCCATATCGGTACAACAGATATGAGAGACGCATCCGATAGCGATTAATATCCAGAGTCAACGGAATAGGTTTATTATGAATCAAATGCTCTGCAAACGCGAGAGTGAACACTCCACAATCACTGTTTAAAAAAAGACTTAATTAATAATCAACAAATGACCTATTTAATGCACAAAAACGCAGATgtatataaaactataaatatataaatacttACGTTTCTTGTTGCTCTGGAAGGCTGGAAACAGATACAATATTGAAAGGATCACAAAAATCCTTATTCTGATAAGCAGGAGAGTTGAAATCAATGTCGCTCCTCATTTGATAAATATTCATACGAGTTAAAAACAGAGGAATGAGAACTGAATATTTCGTGGCTGCTTCGATTCCAAGAGCCCTCGACAAAGCTGATTGCATGGAATTATAGACATATATGCATCTCTCTTTAAAGACCAAACGTCCCAAAATCCAATGTTTCTGACTGTTCACGTGTATGGGAAAAAGAACCTCATCCACGTCCTTCCAATGAGTATTGCAAAGAACCTTATCTCCACGAATAAAATCAGCTACAGTACCACGCTCACTGACAGTTGATACATCatgcttcttcttttttgtatATGCCACATACGTTGCACACATTCTATCGTCAAACAGACAGTCAGTTGTGGTAATTCGCAAACCATCTAACAGCTTATACTTGGCTTTCTTGCGGATGTAATACATAACCACATTGATATGCtgtaaataaaagttaaatggaaattaaaaccaaatgtaGTACTTAAACACAATAATAAAACAAGTAAAAATACTTACAGATGACGTCAAAAATTGACCACTACACTTAATCGCATAAAACCATGATTTTTTCCAAATATGTTCCACTCCAAAATCCATTCTTGGTCGAATCATGTTGTCATTATCTAGATAAAACTTTTTCctacaaatataaaaacaaaaaacagttaaaatatatttataatgcattaaaataataaaacttaaaaatagaaaaacgtACTTAAGATCAGGCCTCAGGCCACACTGAATCCAATCAACAAAATCTTGTAGTTCTGCACATTGGATATCTCCATCAACATTGTCGTCAAGAGGATTCAGTTTCTTCACACATTTTACGTTCTCTTTAGCCTTGATAAATGCTAGTGGCTTTGCATAAGGAATTTTGAACTCAGAGGCAATCTTTGAAATTTGCtgccattattattattatatcaaataaaatcacaaaaataactGTAAAAACTAATTAGTAGACTATTAGTAACTATTTAGAACCTACTTActataacaaaaaaacaataaatataattgaaatacTACCTCTGATGGACTGCCTCGATACACAGTAATTTCTTTCAAAGAAGCCTTCTgcaactatttaaaaaaaattaatttataaaaaaacaacaataaattattattcactattaaattttaataaatacctCAGAAGCTTCTTTTGCAACTTGACCAGCGGAAGCTTCTTTTGCAACTTGACCAGCGGAAGCTTCTTTTGCAACTTGATCAGCAGCTTGTTGTTCAATACGATCAGCAGCTTGTTTTTCAATACGATCACAAACATAAGCAAGATCATTGAGACAAGCTTCATCAAATATAGATTCATCCTCTAATCCCTCATCAACTTCATAAACCTTctaaataaaaactatatattaataacagtcaaaaaacaaaaaaaaaatatattggtAAACTATTGGTAAACTATTGGTATACTGTTAGTAATTTGTCAAAAAACTTACTTTAAATCAGaataaaagtaataaacaaattaccTTGCCAAGAAGACCAGCGTCTCTTTCAGCTTTATCAACAGCGTCTATTTGAGCTTTATTGATAGCGTCTCTTTCAGCTTTATCGATAGCACGTATTTCAACTGAGTCAAATGTACTAGAAGTCCCTTGTGTACTTGCTTCAAAAGTATTGAGAGTAGGACGACTATCAACTAAATCaaccttaaaaaaaaaaattaataagaatgACAAAAGCacaagttaattaattaaaaagtgtAAGGATAATCAATTCTACCTTTTCGCTATCTTTGATATCATTTTCACCCTTTTGCATCACATTAATCCCCTCATCAactttcttttcaaaaaaagaaTCAACGGCATTaaccttaaaaaaaaaattcaattagcAAACTATTAGTAAACCATAAGTAcaccattaaataaaaaaataataattattgaaacaggaaaataaaaataattacattagAAACAAGACCGGCTTCTATTTCAGCAAGATCAACAGCTTTGGTAAGACCCATTATTTCAACTGAATCAAATGTACTAGGAGTCCCTTGAGTACTTGATTCTAGAAGATTGAAAGTAGGACGACTATCAACAGAATCAGCcttacataaaaaaaagaagaagttaaTAACCATATAAAGCcagtaaataatttaataaaaaatacctAGAAAAAATTACCTTTTTGCTACGTTGTCTAACTTTTTCATTCTCTTTTGATACATCATTACCCTCATCAACTTTCTTTTCAGAACTTTCACCATCCTCACGATCTTTGTACGCATAATTGAACCTCTCGTCAACTGCATTCCCATAGCTTGAGCCATCCCTTCTCTCATCGTCCTTTTTTATATCACCTGCTCTGTCATCTCTTTCACTCTTATCATCTGTCATGTCATCATCACTATTTTCGCTATCATCACTTTCCTCTCTATCGCGAGTCTCATTCGGATCAACCTTATCCTCACTGCCGCTATCATCGCTGTCATCAGTATGGTCATTCATATGATCCTTAGAATCACCGACGTCATCGCTTTTCGGTATGTCAGTAGGATCGTTCGCATTACTTTCCACTTTCTTATTCTGCTCATTCTCATCACCCTTGTTATCAATGCTTTCTTGATTCACTCTCATCGAATGTTCACTAACAGTTTCTTCTGAAGAAGAAACAAGACCACGAGCATCCACCTACACAAAagatcaaaaacaaaatataacaaGGTAAATAATGAATTACATAAAAAGTTTACTAACTATAAAACAAAGGATTACTAAATGTTTACCTCGACAGTATCTTGACGAGCAGCCGCAGTGATTAGACTTTTCAATTCAACCAATTGATTCTTGACATCAAAGAATTCAGTCTCTATGAATGTCTTGATAGCAGCAAACTCATTGAACATCTTCGACTGATTCAAAaccaatttattaattttggttttaaaattaactCCTTCACTATCCTCTAGCTCCATTTCGACTTTACGCTTTCCTTTTAAAAACAGCCCCTCTAAGTTCAACAACGTCCTCTCCTCAACGGTTGGTGTAATATTGCATAATTTTAACTGAacaaaaaaagacaaacaacataaaaaaaacagttaaaTAAACTCAGCTACGTGATAATATACATACTGTTAAACAAATTCTATTAAATAGTTTACCAATAGTGTTCCAACAGTGTTCCAACAATGTATGAGTGTTtattaacataaatatataaaaccaGGGTTTATAAACAAActctatataatttaattaaagtatataaaatataaacctgTTCAGCAGATTGATCAAAGAGGTTTCGGCACAAATAAGACCAACTCTGAAGAGTTGTAACCTTCCAACGCAAAATGCGAGGAATTTCAGTTCCACAACAAGAAGCTATTCCACCTTCGAGAGCAGGGCAACACTCGAAAAACCAAGTTTGGAAGGCCAAAGGGAATCCGTCATATCGGCTTGAAGGTCGGGTATCAGAAGATCgtgattttttctttaaaaaatcacaGTTTTTCCATAAACTgagtttactttttaaaaactcCAAAGTAGCATGAAACAAATCTTTTCCCCATGGGAAATTTTCAAAGTCACCACTACAAACAAGGTTAAAATGTGCATCACGAACATTTGACTCACTTttgttattatataaaaatatttcaatgaAATACAAGACAGCCATTTGAAAAGCCTCTTCCTCGTTACTCCAACGCTTCGAAAGAAAACTATATTCCAAaaacttttttgaaactttCTTTATATTTCCAAAACAGTTAGTTTTAAAATCAGAAGTCTCATTTTTGTACAACTTGAGATCAACACTACCAACACATTTCAGTCCAGTTATTAAAGCAAATTCATCAATAGAAAATTTTAACAACTGACCAGAAACTTTGATCCATAACTCATAAAACACAGGCTGTTTTACCTCTCTAAGAAGCAAACAGTGGATCAATTGGCCTTGAATTAAAAATTCTTGCATATTTAAAAACTTTCCAAAACAAGTTTGTGAAAATCTCTCCAAAGTTTCAGGggttaaattctttttaatattagaaATGACATCGACACCCTCATTATGAGAAACCTTTGAATGAAAATGATCTTCAGGCCTGATGAAAAAATCCCATTCCTGGACAAATGCAAATAAAAGAATACAATATAttacaaaaaacataaaagaacaaaaaaatagtagacTGAAAGAAACTAGTTAGTAAACCTATcttaaatttggaaaataagaaaaaccaAACATAGCAAATACAAACACAGAAAAACCACAAAACTCAATAGAAAACCGTTAACTAACATTAAGTAAACTATAAAATAGGttaataaattgtaaaattagctattcaaaattaatcataaccaaaacaattaaatcagaaaaaaattgcgatatatgaaaattaaaaattcctaaatcctgaaataaaattttatttttaaaaattattgctaaaatcaacaaatacaCATAACAataatcattaataaaaataaaaacacagatcaaaaataaataaaatatcataattattaaataactaaCAAAATACatgaaaatgcaaaaaaattaaaactataaaaagaaaaagtcaCCTTAACGGTACGCACAGCCTTTGAACTAGAAGGAAGAACAgatttagcaattttttttttcgaaactaTAACATTTTCGAAATCATCATCGTCGTCTTCAACAACAACTCTCCTTTTGTGACCACTACTCTCAGCAAACTCAATCTTTCGTTTGCTTGAAGGATTCTTAATTTTAGGCATTACAGCCGTAGATTTAGGAGATTTTTTGGAAACAGACCTAGTAATCACCATAGTATAGagaaaactaataaaattgaaaaatgaagaACACGATGATTAAGTGTGGAGAAATAGTTGAGAAAATTGGAGCGGTTGAAAAAGAAGTGTGTGGGATTCGAATTTCAAACACATGCAGACATGAATGCTTAAATGTAGTGGGGAAATCAGAGTTTTGATAGAAACTGTAATCCTCTAAATGTTTAACGgtaaaaagaagagaagaaggtATGAATCGTATATTTCTAATGAACTGGACCGGGCTGTAAAAGTGAGAATAATTAGGCCTTTGGTGgtgctgggcctaatttcctctttaaaaaacctttttagatttgaaaataaaaaatgacccACATAAGAAGAATCGGTATGAATCTAcaaattaaaccaatcaaattTAGAACATTTACCGACGACATAAATAATATCTCATCTCTGTTTCAAATGCATAACTAGATCTAAATGCGGAACAAAAGCaccatatgaaaaaaaaactctaaaagtCCTAAAAATACCACTACAATTACCCaaatgaatttaataaaaagaaaaaaagccatttataaaatataatcgAAAACAGTTTAGttaaaaattatctttatactatttatgataaatgaattacataataataatgaattaaATACTTTAGTTCTTGTAATATAATTGTGAATTTCAATACAAATCgaaattaaaaattgtaattGTGACATATGATTTGAAGTCTATATGTAGTGTTTGAGACTAAACAACAACTTGAACTCTAAAATTgcatatctatactatatataaaagtacggatggggggacatgcaaatttactgaattgtccttttaaattattattaactggaggttttatggtcattagttaattagtttttaattaaaatatctatTTAAGTGTTAGAGTTAGACAAGAATTGGATATTGATTTGGATaagaaattgattaaaaataatgtatctaaacaatttcaaattttacagTAATCGACTCATTATATGTCAACTTTTCGTTAATATATGATAGTTAATATTTAGTACTTGAGAATTTATCCAAATAATAAAGATTTGAAACCCTAACAATTTAAAGACCAATTGAAAACAGTCTGCAGCATTCTTATGGCTTTTAGGTTAATGGTAGTAGAGTAAAAATATGGATTAAGGGGAAAAGAGTTTTAAGGCAATtgtatcaaaacataataattcgataaaaataaataattacatgGTACTGCTGTTTAaagttctttttaatttaattatttattaaaatataaatataatatttaacgagttacattacgagtcacgtgtgaaacacgtaaaacgACTATtcgattataattaaataagaatTATTCTATCTAAATTTTAGCtaactcaaattttttttaattcaattaaaatactcttctattttatataattgtctACAATATTTTTAGATACTCTCCTATTTTGTAGAATTATCTACCTTTCTCTATATTATATTAAGATGTGCATTCTTTTAGTAAAATTATCATTcgaattcataattttaattattctatGACTATTTAGTTGTTAAATTATTATGGTGTTATTAAATCAATTTAGC containing:
- the LOC126657272 gene encoding uncharacterized protein LOC126657272 isoform X2, with the translated sequence MRVNQESIDNKGDENEQNKKVESNANDPTDIPKSDDVGDSKDHMNDHTDDSDDSGSEDKVDPNETRDREESDDSENSDDDMTDDKSERDDRAGDIKKDDERRDGSSYGNAVDERFNYAYKDREDGESSEKKVDEGNDVSKENEKVRQRSKKADSVDSRPTFNLLESSTQGTPSTFDSVEIMGLTKAVDLAEIEAGLVSNVNAVDSFFEKKVDEGINVMQKGENDIKDSEKVDLVDSRPTLNTFEASTQGTSSTFDSVEIRAIDKAERDAINKAQIDAVDKAERDAGLLGKVYEVDEGLEDESIFDEACLNDLAYVCDRIEKQAADRIEQQAADQVAKEASAGQVAKEASAGQVAKEASELQKASLKEITVYRGSPSEQISKIASEFKIPYAKPLAFIKAKENVKCVKKLNPLDDNVDGDIQCAELQDFVDWIQCGLRPDLKKKFYLDNDNMIRPRMDFGVEHIWKKSWFYAIKCSGQFLTSSHINVVMYYIRKKAKYKLLDGLRITTTDCLFDDRMCATYVAYTKKKKHDVSTVSERGTVADFIRGDKVLCNTHWKDVDEVLFPIHVNSQKHWILGRLVFKERCIYVYNSMQSALSRALGIEAATKYSVLIPLFLTRMNIYQMRSDIDFNSPAYQNKDFCDPFNIVSVSSLPEQQETDCGVFTLAFAEHLIHNKPIPLTLDINRYRMRLSYLLYRYGMMKNAENIFSDEEIESKKNDEKATKKGKKKVSD
- the LOC126657272 gene encoding uncharacterized protein LOC126657272 isoform X1, translated to MRVNQESIDNKGDENEQNKKVESNANDPTDIPKSDDVGDSKDHMNDHTDDSDDSGSEDKVDPNETRDREESDDSENSDDDMTDDKSERDDRAGDIKKDDERRDGSSYGNAVDERFNYAYKDREDGESSEKKVDEGNDVSKENEKVRQRSKKADSVDSRPTFNLLESSTQGTPSTFDSVEIMGLTKAVDLAEIEAGLVSNVNAVDSFFEKKVDEGINVMQKGENDIKDSEKVDLVDSRPTLNTFEASTQGTSSTFDSVEIRAIDKAERDAINKAQIDAVDKAERDAGLLGKKVYEVDEGLEDESIFDEACLNDLAYVCDRIEKQAADRIEQQAADQVAKEASAGQVAKEASAGQVAKEASELQKASLKEITVYRGSPSEQISKIASEFKIPYAKPLAFIKAKENVKCVKKLNPLDDNVDGDIQCAELQDFVDWIQCGLRPDLKKKFYLDNDNMIRPRMDFGVEHIWKKSWFYAIKCSGQFLTSSHINVVMYYIRKKAKYKLLDGLRITTTDCLFDDRMCATYVAYTKKKKHDVSTVSERGTVADFIRGDKVLCNTHWKDVDEVLFPIHVNSQKHWILGRLVFKERCIYVYNSMQSALSRALGIEAATKYSVLIPLFLTRMNIYQMRSDIDFNSPAYQNKDFCDPFNIVSVSSLPEQQETDCGVFTLAFAEHLIHNKPIPLTLDINRYRMRLSYLLYRYGMMKNAENIFSDEEIESKKNDEKATKKGKKKVSD
- the LOC130014858 gene encoding uncharacterized protein LOC130014858 — encoded protein: MVITRSVSKKSPKSTAVMPKIKNPSSKRKIEFAESSGHKRRVVVEDDDDDFENVIVSKKKIAKSVLPSSSKAVRTVKEWDFFIRPEDHFHSKVSHNEGVDVISNIKKNLTPETLERFSQTCFGKFLNMQEFLIQGQLIHCLLLREVKQPVFYELWIKVSGQLLKFSIDEFALITGLKCVGSVDLKLYKNETSDFKTNCFGNIKKVSKKFLEYSFLSKRWSNEEEAFQMAVLYFIEIFLYNNKSESNVRDAHFNLVCSGDFENFPWGKDLFHATLEFLKSKLSLWKNCDFLKKKSRSSDTRPSSRYDGFPLAFQTWFFECCPALEGGIASCCGTEIPRILRWKVTTLQSWSYLCRNLFDQSAEQLKLCNITPTVEERTLLNLEGLFLKGKRKVEMELEDSEGVNFKTKINKLVLNQSKMFNEFAAIKTFIETEFFDVKNQLVELKSLITAAARQDTVEVNI